A section of the Amblyomma americanum isolate KBUSLIRL-KWMA chromosome 2, ASM5285725v1, whole genome shotgun sequence genome encodes:
- the LOC144120881 gene encoding replication protein A 70 kDa DNA-binding subunit-like, whose amino-acid sequence MENRLTAGAVERILNNQQVEKPVLQVLNFKPISSNTADRYRLLLSDGVQCHTYAMLGTQLNGMITNNEIDKFAVVQLDKYMCNVVSPDKKVLIVLDLTVIAKGSTVNCRLGNPVIPNSAGAPSAGSADVGANRPQFQQNGGHDQSSTTPSYGRTAYPASTSDVVVVPIASLTPYQNRWTIRARITNKSNIRTWSNSKGEGKLFSLDLLDESGEIRATAFNAECDRLYDIVEINKVYYISRAVIKNIRKGYSFSSIKNDFEMTFIPETTITPCDDVTPNIPTLQFNFVPISRLQEVSKDSVIDVIGVCKSAADLSTVTRRNTNQELKKRDISLVDRSGTEVSLTLWGDQAEKFDGSDNPVVAVKGARVSDFSGVSLSLISSSMLQVNPDIPESHALLGWYCKEGALLQTHSLSNRSGGPMGGNANWKTLAQAKAENLGQGDKPDYYSVKACVSIIRKENCLYKACPSENCNKKVVDLENGYYRCEKCARETTDFKWRLLVSANLTDFSDGQWVTCFGKEAEQLIGASAEDLGEMYTKSSKEDSRYEDILNEVPFKPFIFRLRTKMEVYNDESRLKTSVMSVAPVNCVEYTQKLLKDIDELRKLL is encoded by the exons ATGGAAAACCGCTTGACAGCCGGAGCGGTTGAG CGTATTCTCAACAATCAGCAAGTTGAGAAGCCCGTGCTGCAGGTTTTG AATTTCAAGCCCATAAGCAGTAACACAGCTGACAGGTACAGACTTCTGCTATCCGATGGAGTGCAGTGTCACACAT ATGCCATGCTTGGTACTCAGCTCAACGGCATGATCACCAACAACGAGATCGACAAATTTGCCGTGGTACAGTTGGACAAGTATATGTGCAACGTTGTGAGTCCTGACAA GAAAGTCCTGATTGTGTTGGACTTGACCGTAATAGCCAAGGGCTCCACTGTGAACTGCAGGCTCGGTAACCCTGTGATACCAAACTCCGCAGGTGCACCATCTGCAGGATCTGCAG ATGTTGGAGCCAACAGACCGCAGTTTCAGCAAAATGGAGGCCATGATCAGT CATCAACAACGCCATCCTATGGGCGGACTGCATATCCAGCTTCTACCAGTGATGTTGTGGTTGTCCCTATTGCCAGCCTGACTCCATATCAGAACAG ATGGACTATCAGAGCACGTATCACAAACAAGTCCAACATTCGTACATGGAGCAACTCCAAGGGGGAAGGGAAACTTTTCTCGTTGGACCTCCTTGATGAGAGTGGAGAGATACGTGCCACGGCATTTAACGCAGAGTGTGATCGTCTTTACGACATCGTTGAAATCAACAAG GTGTACTACATTTCCAGAGCTGTTATCAAGAATATTCGAAAAGGCTACTCATTTTCATCCATAAAGAACGACTTTGAGATGACGTTCATTCCAGAGACCACTATCACACCTTGTGATGATGTCACTCCAAACATTCCGACTCTGCAGTTTAACTTTGTGCCCATTTCGCGCCTGCAGGAAGTCAGCAAGGACAGTGTCATTG ACGTGATTGGAGTCTGCAAGTCAGCAGCCGACCTATCGACGGTGACGCGGCGCAACACGAACCAGGAGCTCAAGAAGAGAGATATAAGCCTCGTGGACCGGAGCGGCACTGAGGTGTCCCTCACCCTCTGGGGAGATCAG GCAGAAAAGTTTGATGGCAGTGACAACCCTGTTGTGGCTGTGAAAGGAGCACGTGTTTCAGACTTCAGTG GGGTCTCCCTCTCCTTGATTAGCTCAAGCATGCTGCAGGTAAACCCAGACATCCCAGAATCCCATGCGCTACTTGGCTGGTACTGCAAAGAGGGTGCACTTCTGCAGACGCATTCACTTTCCAATCGCTCCGGTGGACCCATGG GTGGCAATGCCAACTGGAAGACCTTAGCACAGGCTAAGGCAGAAAACCTGGGCCAAGGTGACAAGCCGGACTACTACAGTGTCAAAGCTTGCGTGTCAATCATCCGCAAGGAGAATTGCCTCTACAAGGCTTGTCCCAGTGAGAATTGCAACAAGAAAGTGGTTGATCTGGAAAATGGCTACTACCGGTGCGAAAAGTGTGCTCGGGAGACCACAGATTTCAAGTGGAGGCTTCTGGTCTCG GCAAATCTGACAGACTTCAGCGATGGCCAATGGGTAACCTGTTTTGGCAAGGAGGCCGAGCAGCTGATTGGAGCATCAGCAGAGGACTTGGGCGAGATGTATACGAAGTCTAGCAAG GAGGACAGCAGATATGAAGACATCCTAAATGAAGTCCCTTTCAAGCCCTTCATCTTCAGGCTTCGCACCAAGATGGAAGTCTATAAT GACGAGAGCCGTTTGAAGACATCTGTAATGTCAGTTGCTCCGGTGAACTGTGTTGAATACACACAGAAGCTACTCAAGGACATTGATGAGCTTCGCAAACTCCTGTGA